A genomic window from Streptomyces sp. NBC_01429 includes:
- a CDS encoding alpha/beta hydrolase encodes MNSFESSPTLNAWRAVLALAVVFVMLTTTGWTAVANHRGAREPLKVALSAWEKGRIGTRHLPSPTAPPKLLAAFFASLDAAQQARLAAKYPLVVGNLNGAPVTLRYQANRLALMQAREADEERAHDGRLSSDGRLMASRRMQRYESMLGGDRQILSFDPSGNGRIAEVLGDLDRAKRVSVVVPGVDTNILTFEKSDGWYTAPAGMAESLYAAERAVSPSTPTAVIAWADYTSPAGLGMDAAIGKLAEDGAVRLTALTRALPGTSEVSLFCHSYGSVVCGVAAHSLPARVTDVAVAGSPGMRVGNAAQLRTAAHVWAMRDGDDWIQDVPYLAVGGLGHGADPVARGFGARVVSAYGAVGHTGYFKPGTESLDNFADIGVASYRAVSCADGGADCRSGITAAG; translated from the coding sequence GTGAATTCCTTCGAGTCATCCCCCACTCTCAACGCCTGGCGCGCCGTCCTCGCCCTCGCCGTGGTGTTCGTGATGCTGACGACGACCGGCTGGACCGCCGTGGCGAACCACCGCGGCGCGCGCGAGCCGCTGAAAGTCGCGCTCAGCGCGTGGGAGAAGGGCCGGATAGGCACACGCCACCTGCCGTCCCCCACCGCGCCGCCGAAGCTGTTGGCCGCGTTCTTCGCCTCGCTCGACGCCGCGCAGCAGGCCAGGCTGGCCGCGAAGTATCCGCTCGTGGTCGGCAATCTCAACGGCGCCCCGGTCACCCTGCGCTACCAGGCGAACCGGCTGGCACTGATGCAGGCGCGGGAGGCCGACGAGGAGCGCGCGCACGACGGCAGGCTGTCGAGCGACGGCCGGCTGATGGCGAGCCGGCGCATGCAGCGCTACGAGTCGATGCTCGGCGGCGACCGGCAGATCCTCTCGTTCGACCCGTCGGGCAACGGCCGGATCGCCGAGGTGCTCGGCGATCTCGACCGCGCGAAGCGGGTCTCGGTCGTCGTGCCCGGTGTCGACACGAACATCCTGACCTTCGAGAAGTCCGACGGCTGGTACACGGCCCCGGCGGGCATGGCCGAGTCGCTGTACGCGGCCGAGCGCGCCGTCTCCCCCAGCACCCCCACGGCGGTCATCGCCTGGGCGGACTACACCTCGCCCGCCGGGCTCGGCATGGACGCGGCGATCGGCAAGCTCGCCGAGGACGGCGCCGTACGGCTCACCGCGCTCACCCGCGCGCTGCCGGGCACGTCGGAGGTCTCCCTCTTCTGCCACAGCTACGGCTCCGTGGTGTGCGGCGTCGCCGCGCACTCACTGCCCGCCAGAGTCACCGACGTGGCCGTCGCCGGCAGCCCCGGCATGCGGGTCGGCAACGCGGCGCAGCTGCGCACGGCCGCGCACGTCTGGGCCATGCGGGACGGTGACGACTGGATCCAGGACGTGCCGTATCTCGCGGTGGGCGGCCTCGGACACGGCGCCGACCCGGTGGCCAGAGGCTTCGGGGCCCGGGTCGTCTCGGCATACGGCGCGGTCGGGCACACCGGCTACTTCAAGCCGGGCACGGAGAGCCTCGACAACTTCGCGGACATCGGCGTCGCCTCGTACCGCGCCGTGAGCTGCGCCGATGGCGGCGCTGACTGCCGGAGCGGCATCACCGCCGCGGGCTGA
- a CDS encoding peptidase inhibitor family I36 protein, with protein sequence MSGLTSTLTSSGTAKAVAAGALALTALLPQPVAVAAAQAAPPRRGDCAAGELCLWEQEEFRGVRRTYELSDTDIDSCVPLPAGVSVHSLANRTGRPVTTYQSAECGSTGQFETYPGGGTWTPRSPYRVRAFKIWER encoded by the coding sequence ATGTCCGGGCTCACGTCCACGCTCACCTCATCGGGTACGGCGAAGGCCGTCGCCGCCGGGGCGCTCGCCCTCACCGCGCTGTTGCCGCAGCCCGTCGCCGTGGCCGCCGCCCAGGCCGCGCCTCCCCGGCGGGGGGATTGCGCGGCCGGGGAGCTGTGCCTGTGGGAGCAGGAGGAGTTCAGGGGCGTACGCCGCACCTACGAGCTGTCCGACACCGATATCGACAGCTGCGTACCGCTCCCGGCGGGCGTCAGCGTCCACTCCCTGGCCAACCGCACCGGGCGGCCCGTGACCACGTACCAGTCCGCCGAGTGCGGGAGCACCGGGCAGTTCGAGACGTACCCGGGCGGGGGCACCTGGACGCCGCGCTCCCCGTACCGCGTACGGGCCTTCAAGATCTGGGAGAGGTGA
- the aceE gene encoding pyruvate dehydrogenase (acetyl-transferring), homodimeric type codes for MASGSDRNPIIIGGLPSQVPDFDPEETQEWLDSLDAAVDERGRERARYLMLRLIERAREKRVAVPEMRSTDYVNTIATKDEPFFPGNEEIERKVLNATRWNAAVMVSRAQRPGIGVGGHIATFASSASLYDVGFNHFFRGKDGGDGGDQIFFQGHASPGIYARAFLLDRLSETQLDAFRQEKSKAPYGLSSYPHPRLMPDFWEFPTVSMGLGPLGAIYQARMNRYLTARGIADTSASHVWAYLGDGEMDEPESLGQLSIAAREGLDNLTFVVNCNLQRLDGPVRGNGKIIQELESQFRGAGWNVIKLVWDRSWDPLLAQDRDGVLVNRLNTTPDGQFQTYATETGAYIREHFFGDDQRLRAMVENMSDDQVLHLGRGGHDHKKVYAAYAAAKAHKGQPTVILAQTVKGWTLGPNFEGRNATHQMKKLTVADLKGFRDRLHLPISDRELEDGAPPYYHPGKDSEEIQYMHDRRKSLGGYVPTRVVRAKPLTLPEDKTYAAVRKGSGQQSIATTMAFVRLLKDLMRDKEIGRRFVLIAPDEYRTFGMDSFFPSAKIYNPLGQQYESVDRELLLAYKESPTGQMLHDGISEAGCTASLIAAGSSYATHGEPLIPVYVFYSMFGFQRTGDQFWQMADQLARGFVLGATAGRTTLTGEGLQHADGHSQLLASTNPACVAYDPAYGFEIAHIVKDGLRRMYGPDSEDVFYYLTVYNEPIQHPAEPADVDVDGIVKGIHLFRRGEAGSIPAQIMASGVAVPWAVEAQRILAEEWNVRADVWSATSWNELRREAVDVERHNLLHPEEEQRVPYVTRKLSGAEGPFVAVSDWMRSVPDQISRWVPGRYQSLGADGFGFADTRGAARRYFHIDAQSIVLGVLTELAGEGRVDRSALKQAVDRYQLLDASAAHPGAAGGDA; via the coding sequence GTGGCTTCCGGATCCGATCGCAACCCGATCATCATTGGCGGCCTTCCCAGCCAGGTCCCGGACTTCGATCCCGAGGAGACCCAGGAATGGCTCGACTCGCTCGACGCCGCGGTCGACGAGCGCGGCCGTGAGCGCGCCCGTTATCTGATGCTCCGGCTGATCGAGCGCGCACGCGAGAAGCGTGTCGCCGTCCCCGAGATGCGCAGTACGGACTACGTCAACACCATCGCCACCAAGGACGAGCCGTTCTTCCCCGGCAACGAGGAGATCGAGCGCAAGGTCCTCAACGCCACCCGGTGGAACGCCGCCGTGATGGTCTCGCGCGCGCAGCGTCCCGGGATCGGCGTCGGCGGCCACATCGCCACCTTCGCCTCCTCCGCCTCCCTCTACGACGTGGGCTTCAACCACTTCTTCCGGGGCAAGGACGGCGGCGACGGCGGCGACCAGATCTTCTTCCAGGGCCATGCCTCCCCCGGCATCTACGCCCGCGCCTTTCTGCTCGACCGGCTGAGCGAGACGCAGCTCGACGCGTTCCGCCAGGAGAAGTCGAAGGCCCCGTACGGACTGTCCAGCTATCCACATCCGCGGCTGATGCCGGACTTCTGGGAGTTCCCGACGGTCTCGATGGGCCTCGGCCCGCTGGGCGCCATCTACCAGGCGCGGATGAACCGCTACCTGACGGCGCGCGGCATCGCCGACACCTCCGCCTCGCACGTCTGGGCGTACCTCGGCGACGGCGAGATGGACGAGCCCGAGTCGCTGGGCCAGCTGTCCATCGCCGCCCGTGAGGGACTGGACAACCTGACCTTCGTGGTGAACTGCAACCTCCAGCGCCTCGACGGCCCGGTACGCGGCAACGGCAAGATCATCCAGGAGCTGGAGTCGCAGTTCCGGGGCGCCGGCTGGAACGTCATCAAGCTGGTCTGGGACCGCTCCTGGGACCCGCTGCTCGCACAGGACCGCGACGGTGTGCTGGTCAACCGGCTGAACACCACGCCGGACGGGCAGTTCCAGACGTACGCCACCGAGACCGGCGCGTATATCCGCGAGCACTTTTTCGGCGACGACCAGCGGCTGCGCGCCATGGTCGAGAACATGTCCGACGACCAGGTCCTGCACCTGGGCCGCGGCGGTCACGACCACAAGAAGGTCTACGCGGCATACGCGGCGGCCAAGGCGCACAAGGGCCAGCCGACCGTGATCCTGGCGCAGACGGTCAAGGGCTGGACCCTCGGGCCGAACTTCGAGGGCCGCAACGCGACCCACCAGATGAAGAAGCTGACGGTCGCCGACCTCAAGGGCTTCCGGGACCGGCTGCACCTGCCGATCTCCGACCGGGAGCTGGAGGACGGCGCGCCACCGTACTACCACCCCGGCAAGGACTCGGAAGAGATCCAGTACATGCACGACCGGCGCAAGTCGCTGGGCGGGTACGTACCGACCCGGGTGGTGCGGGCGAAGCCGCTGACGCTCCCCGAGGACAAGACGTACGCGGCGGTGCGGAAGGGATCGGGGCAGCAGTCGATCGCCACCACGATGGCGTTCGTCCGGCTGCTCAAGGACCTGATGCGGGACAAGGAGATCGGCAGGCGGTTCGTGCTGATCGCCCCCGACGAGTACCGCACCTTCGGGATGGACTCGTTCTTCCCGAGCGCCAAGATCTACAACCCGCTGGGCCAGCAGTACGAGTCCGTCGACCGCGAGCTGCTGCTCGCGTACAAGGAGTCCCCGACCGGGCAGATGCTGCACGACGGCATCTCCGAGGCCGGCTGCACGGCGTCGCTGATCGCGGCGGGCTCCTCGTACGCCACGCACGGCGAGCCGCTGATCCCGGTGTACGTCTTCTACTCGATGTTCGGTTTCCAGCGGACCGGCGACCAGTTCTGGCAGATGGCCGACCAGCTCGCGCGCGGCTTCGTCCTCGGCGCGACCGCCGGGCGTACGACGCTGACCGGCGAGGGGCTCCAGCACGCGGACGGCCACTCCCAGCTGCTGGCCTCGACCAACCCGGCGTGTGTGGCGTACGACCCCGCCTACGGCTTCGAGATCGCGCACATCGTCAAGGACGGTCTGCGCCGGATGTACGGGCCCGACAGCGAGGACGTCTTCTACTACCTGACGGTCTACAACGAGCCGATCCAGCACCCGGCGGAGCCCGCCGACGTCGATGTGGACGGCATCGTCAAGGGCATCCACCTCTTCCGGCGCGGCGAGGCCGGCTCGATCCCGGCGCAGATCATGGCGTCCGGCGTGGCCGTGCCGTGGGCGGTCGAGGCGCAGCGGATCCTCGCCGAGGAGTGGAACGTCAGGGCGGACGTCTGGTCGGCGACGTCCTGGAACGAGCTGCGCCGTGAGGCCGTGGACGTGGAGCGGCACAACCTGCTGCACCCGGAGGAGGAGCAGCGTGTGCCGTACGTGACACGCAAACTCTCCGGTGCGGAGGGGCCGTTCGTGGCGGTCTCCGACTGGATGCGTTCCGTTCCCGACCAGATCTCGCGCTGGGTCCCGGGGCGGTACCAGTCGCTGGGCGCGGACGGTTTCGGTTTCGCCGACACCCGGGGCGCGGCCCGCAGGTACTTCCACATCGACGCGCAGTCGATCGTGCTCGGAGTGCTGACGGAGCTGGCCGGGGAGGGCAGGGTCGACCGCTCGGCGCTGAAGCAGGCGGTGGACCGCTACCAGCTGCTCGACGCGTCGGCGGCGCACCCGGGCGCGGCCGGCGGCGACGCCTGA
- a CDS encoding DUF3052 domain-containing protein: protein MSATADHAEERTNLAARLGFEPGQVVQEIGYDDDVEQELRESIEAIIGQELVDEDYEDVADAVLLWFRDEDGDLTDALVDAIGLIEDGGVIWLLTPKTGRDGYVEPSDINEASQTAGLSQTKSVSVAKDWAGSRLVTPKAAKSKR from the coding sequence GTGAGCGCGACCGCGGACCACGCGGAGGAACGGACCAACCTTGCCGCGAGGCTTGGGTTCGAACCCGGACAGGTGGTCCAGGAGATCGGCTACGACGACGACGTCGAGCAGGAGCTCCGCGAGTCCATCGAGGCCATCATCGGCCAGGAGCTCGTCGACGAGGACTACGAGGACGTGGCCGACGCCGTCCTGCTCTGGTTCCGTGACGAGGACGGCGACCTTACGGACGCGCTGGTGGACGCCATCGGTTTGATCGAGGACGGCGGCGTGATCTGGCTGCTGACGCCGAAGACGGGCCGTGACGGCTACGTCGAACCGAGCGACATCAACGAGGCGTCCCAGACGGCGGGTCTGTCCCAGACCAAGAGCGTCAGCGTCGCCAAGGACTGGGCCGGCAGCCGGCTCGTCACGCCCAAGGCGGCGAAGTCCAAGCGCTGA
- a CDS encoding peroxiredoxin — protein MAIEAGAPAPDFTLKDNHGRTVRLSGLRTPGEARNVLLVFYPFAFTGVCTGELSALRDRLSSFVNDDTQLLAVSNDSIHTLRVFGEQEGLEYPLLSDFWPHGEVSRAYGVFDEEKGCAVRGTFLIDRTGTVRWTVVNDLPDARDPDEYLKALAAL, from the coding sequence ATGGCGATCGAGGCCGGCGCCCCCGCCCCCGACTTCACCCTCAAGGACAACCACGGACGGACCGTCCGCCTGTCCGGCCTGCGCACGCCCGGCGAGGCCAGAAACGTCCTGCTGGTCTTCTACCCCTTCGCCTTCACCGGCGTCTGCACCGGTGAGCTGAGCGCCCTGCGCGACCGGCTGTCCTCGTTCGTCAACGACGACACCCAGCTGCTCGCCGTCTCCAACGACTCCATCCACACCCTGCGCGTCTTCGGCGAGCAGGAGGGGCTGGAGTACCCGCTGCTGTCGGACTTCTGGCCGCACGGCGAGGTCTCGCGCGCCTACGGCGTCTTCGACGAGGAGAAGGGGTGCGCGGTGCGCGGGACGTTCCTCATCGACAGGACGGGGACGGTGCGCTGGACCGTCGTCAACGACCTGCCGGACGCCCGGGACCCGGACGAGTACCTCAAGGCGCTGGCCGCGCTCTGA
- a CDS encoding TerD family protein — MGVSLSKGGNVSLTKAAPNLTAVTVGLGWDARTTTGSDFDLDASALLTNTEGKVTADGNFVFFNNLKSPDGSVEHTGDNLTGEGEGDDEAIKVNLATVPADVDKIVFPVSIYEAESRQQSFGQVRNAYIRVVNQADNNELARYDLTEDASTETAMVFGELYRNGAEWKFRAIGQGYASGLRGIAQDFGVNV, encoded by the coding sequence GTGGGAGTCAGTCTCAGCAAGGGCGGAAACGTCTCGCTGACCAAGGCCGCGCCCAACCTGACCGCGGTCACCGTGGGTCTGGGCTGGGACGCCCGCACGACCACCGGCAGCGACTTCGACCTCGACGCCAGCGCCCTGCTGACGAACACCGAGGGCAAGGTCACCGCCGACGGAAACTTCGTCTTCTTCAACAACCTCAAGAGCCCCGACGGTTCCGTCGAGCACACCGGTGACAACCTCACGGGTGAGGGCGAAGGCGACGACGAGGCGATCAAGGTCAATCTGGCCACGGTCCCCGCCGATGTCGACAAGATCGTCTTCCCCGTCTCCATCTACGAGGCGGAGAGCCGGCAGCAGTCCTTCGGCCAGGTGCGCAACGCCTACATCCGCGTCGTCAACCAGGCCGACAACAACGAGCTGGCGCGCTACGACCTCACGGAGGACGCCTCGACGGAGACCGCGATGGTCTTCGGCGAGCTGTACCGCAACGGGGCGGAGTGGAAGTTCCGCGCGATCGGCCAGGGATACGCCTCGGGCCTGCGCGGCATCGCCCAGGACTTCGGCGTCAACGTCTGA
- a CDS encoding TerD family protein: protein MGVTLAKGGNVSLSKAAPNLTQVLVGLGWDARSTTGADFDLDASALLCQNGRVMGDEWFVFYNNLTSPDGSVEHTGDNLTGEGEGDDESIIVDLSKVPAHCDKIVFPVSIHDADNRGQTFGQVANAFIRVVNQADGQELARYDLSEDASTETAMIFGELYRYGGEWKFRAVGQGYASGLRGIALDFGVNVS from the coding sequence ATGGGCGTCACACTCGCCAAGGGAGGCAATGTCTCCCTCTCCAAGGCCGCGCCGAACCTCACCCAGGTGCTGGTCGGGCTCGGCTGGGACGCGCGCTCCACCACCGGAGCCGACTTCGACCTCGACGCCAGCGCGCTGCTCTGCCAGAACGGCCGCGTGATGGGAGACGAATGGTTCGTCTTCTACAACAATCTGACCAGCCCGGACGGTTCCGTCGAACACACCGGTGACAATCTGACCGGTGAGGGCGAGGGCGACGACGAGTCGATCATCGTCGATCTCTCCAAGGTCCCGGCCCACTGCGACAAGATCGTTTTCCCGGTCTCGATCCATGACGCCGACAACCGGGGCCAGACATTCGGGCAGGTCGCCAATGCTTTCATCCGCGTGGTCAACCAGGCGGACGGACAGGAACTCGCGCGGTACGACCTGAGCGAGGACGCCTCCACCGAAACCGCGATGATCTTCGGCGAGCTGTACCGCTACGGGGGCGAGTGGAAGTTCCGTGCGGTTGGGCAGGGGTACGCGTCGGGACTGCGGGGCATCGCCCTAGACTTCGGGGTCAACGTTTCGTAA
- a CDS encoding DUF475 domain-containing protein: MILKTFGWSFAITALGLAFAAWQWGWQAFGIVLILSVLEISLSFDNAVVNAGILKKMNAFWQKIFLTVGVLIAVFGMRLVFPVVIVAISAKVGPIEAVELAVQNPERYEDLVTDAHPAIAAFGGMFLLMIFLDFIFEDRDIKWLGWLERPLAKLGKVDMLSVCVALIVLLVAAMTFATDAHTSTGYQDKSATVLLAGIAGLITYLVVGGLSGYFEDKLEEDEEREHEEEEKARAEGKKVTAVGMAGKAAFFLFLYLEVLDASFSFDGVIGAFAITNHIFWMALGLGIGAMYVRSLTVYLVREGTLDDYVYLEHGAHYAIGALAAILLITIEHSINEIVTGLVGVVLIAASFWSSVRRNKALEAEGGDKDADGDKAALHV; this comes from the coding sequence GTGATCCTGAAAACCTTCGGCTGGTCGTTCGCCATCACGGCGCTCGGCCTTGCCTTCGCCGCCTGGCAGTGGGGGTGGCAGGCGTTCGGGATCGTGCTGATCCTGTCGGTCCTGGAGATCTCGCTGTCGTTCGACAACGCGGTCGTCAACGCCGGGATCCTGAAGAAGATGAATGCCTTCTGGCAGAAGATCTTCCTCACGGTCGGTGTCCTCATCGCCGTCTTCGGCATGCGACTGGTGTTCCCCGTCGTCATCGTGGCCATCAGCGCCAAGGTCGGGCCCATCGAAGCCGTCGAACTGGCGGTGCAGAATCCGGAGCGGTACGAGGACCTCGTCACCGACGCGCATCCGGCGATCGCCGCCTTCGGTGGCATGTTCCTGCTGATGATCTTCCTGGACTTCATCTTCGAGGACCGGGACATCAAGTGGCTGGGCTGGCTGGAACGCCCGCTGGCCAAGCTCGGCAAGGTCGACATGCTGTCGGTCTGCGTCGCGCTGATCGTTCTCCTCGTCGCGGCGATGACCTTCGCGACCGACGCGCACACCAGTACCGGATACCAGGACAAGTCGGCCACCGTACTGCTCGCCGGCATCGCCGGTCTGATCACGTACCTCGTGGTGGGCGGTCTCTCCGGCTACTTCGAGGACAAGCTGGAGGAGGACGAGGAGCGGGAGCACGAGGAGGAGGAGAAGGCCAGGGCCGAGGGCAAGAAGGTCACGGCGGTCGGAATGGCGGGCAAGGCCGCGTTCTTCCTCTTCCTGTACCTCGAAGTCCTCGACGCGTCCTTCTCCTTCGACGGCGTGATCGGCGCCTTCGCCATCACGAACCACATCTTCTGGATGGCGCTCGGCCTCGGCATCGGCGCGATGTACGTCCGTTCGCTGACGGTCTATCTGGTCCGCGAGGGCACCCTGGACGACTACGTCTACCTGGAGCACGGCGCGCACTACGCGATCGGCGCGCTGGCCGCGATCCTGCTCATCACCATCGAGCACTCCATCAACGAGATCGTCACGGGTCTGGTCGGCGTCGTTCTCATCGCCGCCTCCTTCTGGTCCTCCGTGCGCCGCAACAAGGCGCTGGAGGCCGAGGGCGGGGACAAGGATGCGGACGGGGACAAGGCGGCGCTCCACGTCTGA
- a CDS encoding TerD family protein, producing MAFWDNLWPGQKASQFDSGNAASNSIELTKRHPTISLTKQGAATGNLRVNLSWQMRTSDIGQRSRQSGRLLSNPLKLFKPEVVQAHTQGVVNVDLDLGCMYELTDGSKGVVQPLGNFLGDLNGPPYIKASGDDRFGAGSGETIYVNLDQRENIKRLLFFVYIYDQTPAFDRTHAHITMYPSSGPRIEIDLDEHEPQARSCAVFSVDNVKGELVVRREVRYVYGFQGELDRLYGWGLQWGRGFKTKT from the coding sequence ATGGCCTTCTGGGACAACCTGTGGCCAGGGCAAAAGGCATCGCAATTCGATTCGGGCAACGCGGCGTCCAACTCCATTGAGCTGACCAAGCGGCATCCGACGATCTCGCTGACCAAGCAGGGCGCGGCGACCGGCAATCTGCGGGTCAACCTCTCGTGGCAGATGCGTACGTCGGACATCGGGCAGCGGTCGCGGCAGAGCGGCCGGCTGCTGAGCAATCCGCTCAAGCTGTTCAAGCCGGAGGTCGTCCAGGCGCACACCCAGGGCGTCGTCAACGTGGACCTCGACCTGGGCTGCATGTACGAGCTGACCGACGGCAGCAAGGGCGTGGTGCAGCCGCTCGGCAACTTCCTCGGCGACCTCAACGGGCCGCCGTACATCAAGGCCAGCGGTGACGACCGGTTCGGCGCGGGCTCGGGGGAGACGATCTACGTCAACCTCGACCAGCGGGAGAACATCAAGCGGCTGCTGTTCTTCGTCTACATCTACGACCAGACGCCCGCGTTCGACCGGACGCACGCGCACATCACGATGTATCCGAGCAGCGGCCCGCGGATAGAGATCGACCTCGACGAGCACGAGCCGCAGGCCCGCTCCTGCGCGGTGTTCTCGGTGGACAACGTCAAGGGCGAGCTGGTCGTGCGCCGCGAGGTGAGGTACGTCTACGGCTTCCAGGGCGAGCTGGACCGGCTGTACGGGTGGGGCCTCCAGTGGGGGCGCGGTTTCAAGACGAAGACCTGA